A stretch of the Ostrea edulis chromosome 9, xbOstEdul1.1, whole genome shotgun sequence genome encodes the following:
- the LOC125659779 gene encoding uncharacterized protein LOC125659779 — protein MRFLLVFIVVFTLLVHSEAWWWGKRGNNRGCPSRTGAAPYYFGTTNLSCLSKQKGKRGAPWRGTWSYTHRFIYYRGKYLDLLGNSRVAISSRRFGGHRCSGGREGSPAGYSEVSLACIEGCARNYRCTFGRYRLLWNNCHHFANKISQVLCRMGNSCPRWCQRKTCNYAYYSGQ, from the exons ATGCGGTTCTTGCTG GTTTTCATTGTTGTTTTCACCTTACTTGTCCACTCTGAAGCCTGGTGGTGGGGCAAGAGAGGGAACAACAGAGGATGCCCATCCAGGA CCGGTGCTGCCCCGTACTATTTTGGCACAACGAATCTTAGTTGCCTTAGCAAACAGAAGGGCAAGCGTGGAGCGCCTTGGAGGGGGACCTGGTCCTACACGCATCGCTTCATTTACTACAGAGGGAAATACTTGGATCTTCTGG GAAATTCAAGAGTTGCTATCTCCAGCCGTCGATTTGGGGGACATCGATGTAGCGGAGGCAGGGAGGGGTCGCCAGCAGGGTACAGCGAGGTCAGTCTGGCCTGCATTGAGGGCTGCGCTAGGAACTACAGATGCACATTTGGAAGATACAGATTATTGTGGAACAACTGCCATCATTTCGCTAACAAAATATCTCAAGTCTTATGTAGAATGGGAAACTCTTGTCCGAGATGGTGCCAGAGGAAAACTTGTAATTATGCGTACTACAGCGGACAATGA